TGTGTGTCAGAGTGGTTAAAGGATACGGTTTTGAGTATTGCTCCAAACGCTAAGGTTGACATTGTTCCCAATATCGTTTCATCTAAATTTTTCTACCCAAAAGATAGGCAAGATAACAGAATTGAAGGTTGTATCTCTTTTTGTTGCATTGCTTCTTGGCAATTACCTAAACGTTTAGATTTAATCCTTAAGTCAATTAACGAGTTTGCTAAATCCAGAACGGAACATATTATTTTAAATGTTGTAGGCGAAGGAGAACAGGTTAGTTCTATTTGTTATGATGATTTGCCATCCAACTTAGAAATAATTAAGCATGGATATCTTACCAAATCAAAGATTGGTGATACTCTTCGAAACTCAGATTATTTTATGCATGCATCCGAAATTGAAACTTTTTCAATTGTTGTTGCTGAGGCACTAACTTGTGGTATTCCTGTGATAGCATCAAATGTTGGCGCTTTACCTTCATTAATTAACAAAGACAATGGAGTTCTTTGCGAAAATTCAGTTGATGCATGGATTGAAGCACTAATTATCATTACTTCTAAAGATTTTAGTAATGAGATAATTGCTGATGGTTCAAAAAAATTCAGTAATCAGCATTTTATTAATAGTGTATTGCAACTATACTCCAAAGAATATTCATGATAAAAAGGAAAAATGGCGGGCTAATTTAAGCCCGCCATTTTTTTATTGAATAATCAACTTTTTAGTAAGGGTTTCTCCTTTCCCCTTGATTATTATCGAATAAATACCTGGAGCAGCATGAAGTGTGACGTTTTGGGTGATTCCAGATTCCCACCTAGATGAATATATAATATTCCCATTTAATCCAATCACTATCACTTCGGTCGGTTGAAATTCATATGTCATAAGTGAAATTGAAAATTGACCGTTGGTAGGGTTTGGAGTAACTAATATAGAGTTCTCCTCAACTTTCTTAATTACTTTAGTGAATGA
This is a stretch of genomic DNA from Williamwhitmania taraxaci. It encodes these proteins:
- a CDS encoding glycosyltransferase family 4 protein, yielding MNRILFLSFWNPTQANPGKGVFIHEQAFYLATSNINFVFVVVNIVNSKNKLLKITSDISDFEQGKKLRITISSALWKVIYQLPAISTFIVWREIKRISLHQNVDIVHSNVVFPCGIVGAAISKKVNARFFISEHWSKVKNLASNPFWRQKIVNTYHSAEHVICVSEWLKDTVLSIAPNAKVDIVPNIVSSKFFYPKDRQDNRIEGCISFCCIASWQLPKRLDLILKSINEFAKSRTEHIILNVVGEGEQVSSICYDDLPSNLEIIKHGYLTKSKIGDTLRNSDYFMHASEIETFSIVVAEALTCGIPVIASNVGALPSLINKDNGVLCENSVDAWIEALIIITSKDFSNEIIADGSKKFSNQHFINSVLQLYSKEYS
- a CDS encoding T9SS type A sorting domain-containing protein, which gives rise to TNTADYTDGWYDTFKYTANYSGKLVASSCGQTTESTYLQVSGGCNGPTLGTSDDEFSGQSRVAIDVIAGSTYYFTWRCKSSHTTFPWTLSFTKVIKKVEENSILVTPNPTNGQFSISLMTYEFQPTEVIVIGLNGNIIYSSRWESGITQNVTLHAAPGIYSIIIKGKGETLTKKLIIQ